In the genome of Planctomycetota bacterium, one region contains:
- a CDS encoding flagellin, whose protein sequence is RDTDFAEETAKLTRQQILSQASTNVLSQANQSPQLALQLLG, encoded by the coding sequence CCGCGACACGGACTTCGCCGAGGAGACGGCGAAGCTCACCCGTCAGCAGATCCTGAGCCAGGCCAGCACCAACGTGCTGTCCCAGGCCAACCAGAGCCCGCAGCTCGCGCTACAGCTTCTCGGTTAA